From Brassica oleracea var. oleracea cultivar TO1000 chromosome C3, BOL, whole genome shotgun sequence, a single genomic window includes:
- the LOC106336136 gene encoding exocyst complex component EXO70A1-like, which translates to MAEPAMVDRGIQSLIAATNHLKSSLEKSKAIGLALERTSPRFDEIKQRLPSLEAAVRPIRADREALVAVGGHINRAVGPAAAVLKVLDAVHGLEKSLLSDPKNDLSGYLAVLKRLEEALRFLGENCGLAIQWLEDIVEYLEDHSVADEKYLSNLKKSLKGLREFQQEKARLDGGLRDAALDKLENEFRRLLKDNSVPLPMAPPLGEQACIAPPQLPVTVIHKLQAVLGRLRANNRLEMCVSIYVEVRSSNVRASLQALDLDYLDISVTEFNDVQSIEGYISQWGNHLEFAVKHLFEAEFKLCGDVFERFGSNVWLDCFSKIAAQAGMLAFLQFGKTVTDSKKDPIKLLKLLDIFTSLNKLRGDFNRLFGGAACVEIQSFTRDIIKKLIDGAAEIFWELLVQVEIQKQIQPPSDGGVPRLVSFVTDYCNKLVGDKYKSTLSQVLLIQKSWRSERFQENQLTVEILRIIKMIEQNMEAWMKAYPDQTLAHFFGMNNHYHLYKSLKGTRIGDQLGDSWLKEHDQYKEYYATVFLRDTWGKLPSHLSREGLILFSGGHATARDLVKKRLKSFNDAFDEMYKKQSTWVVPEKDLRERVCQQIVQAVVPVYRSYMQNYGPLVEKDASSSKYVRYTVVALEKILSSLYIPRPMRYGSFKGTPPSEKLRNDVDLRRTTSAVV; encoded by the coding sequence ATGGCGGAACCTGCTATGGTGGATAGAGGGATACAGAGCTTAATAGCTGCAACTAACCATTTGAAATCGAGCCTAGAGAAATCTAAAGCCATTGGTTTAGCTCTGGAGCGCACCAGTCCTAGGTTTGACGAGATTAAGCAGAGACTGCCTTCCCTTGAGGCCGCTGTAAGACCCATACGAGCAGATAGAGAAGCTCTCGTGGCTGTCGGCGGCCACATTAACCGAGCCGTCGGTCCAGCAGCTGCAGTCCTCAAGGTGTTGGACGCTGTCCACGGACTCGAGAAGTCTTTGCTATCAGACCCCAAGAACGATCTCTCCGGCTACTTAGCCGTTTTAAAGCGGTTAGAGGAAGCGTTGAGATTCCTAGGCGAGAACTGTGGGTTAGCTATCCAGTGGCTGGAGGACATAGTCGAGTATCTGGAAGACCACAGCGTTGCTGACGAGAAGTATCTTTCGAATCTGAAGAAGTCTTTGAAAGGTCTCAGGGAGTTTCAACAAGAGAAAGCTCGCCTTGACGGCGGGCTTAGGGACGCCGCTTTAGACAAGCTCGAGAACGAGTTCAGGAGGCTGTTGAAGGACAACAGCGTCCCACTTCCAATGGCGCCGCCATTAGGAGAACAAGCGTGCATCGCGCCGCCTCAGCTGCCTGTGACCGTAATCCACAAACTGCAAGCCGTTCTCGGGAGGCTCAGAGCGAATAACAGACTCGAAATGTGCGTTTCGATTTACGTTGAAGTGAGGAGCTCTAACGTTAGAGCTAGTCTTCAAGCGCTTGACCTGGACTATCTAGACATATCAGTCACCGAGTTCAACGACGTGCAGAGCATCGAAGGTTACATTTCTCAGTGGGGGAACCATTTAGAGTTTGCGGTCAAGCACCTCTTCGAAGCAGAGTTCAAGCTTTGCGGCGACGTGTTTGAGAGATTCGGTTCAAACGTTTGGTTAGATTGCTTCTCCAAGATAGCTGCTCAAGCGGGGATGCTCGCGTTTCTCCAGTTCGGTAAAACCGTTACCGATTCCAAGAAAGATCCAATCAAGCTTCTGAAGCTGTTAGACATCTTCACTTCTTTAAACAAACTGAGGGGAGACTTTAACCGTCTCTTTGGCGGAGCAGCTTGTGTTGAGATCCAAAGCTTCACTAGAGATATCATCAAGAAGCTGATAGACGGCGCGGCTGAGATCTTCTGGGAGCTTCTGGTTCAGGTGGAGATTCAGAAACAGATCCAGCCGCCTAGCGATGGCGGTGTGCCTAGGCTTGTCAGCTTTGTGACTGATTACTGCAATAAACTTGTAGGAGATAAGTACAAATCAACGCTTAGTCAAGTTCTGCTCATACAGAAGAGCTGGAGATCAGAGAGGTTCCAAGAGAATCAGCTAACGGTTGAGATTCTAAGAATCATCAAAATGATAGAGCAGAACATGGAGGCGTGGATGAAAGCCTATCCGGATCAAACGCTAGCTCATTTCTTCGGTATGAACAATCATTATCATCTTTACAAGAGCTTAAAGGGTACGAGGATTGGTGATCAGTTAGGAGACTCCTGGCTGAAGGAGCATGATCAGTACAAGGAGTATTACGCTACCGTCTTCCTTAGAGACACTTGGGGTAAGCTCCCAAGCCATTTGAGCAGGGAAGGGCTTATACTCTTCTCTGGCGGACACGCCACGGCGCGTGATCTCGTCAAGAAGAGGCTGAAGTCTTTTAACGATGCGTTTGATGAGATGTATAAGAAGCAGTCCACGTGGGTCGTGCCTGAGAAAGATTTGAGGGAGAGGGTTTGTCAGCAGATTGTTCAGGCTGTTGTGCCGGTTTACAGAAGCTATATGCAGAACTATGGGCCGTTGGTTGAGAAAGATGCTAGTTCGAGCAAGTACGTGAGGTACACGGTGGTGGCTTTGGAGAAGATTCTCAGCTCTCTTTACATACCTAGGCCCATGAGATATGGAAGTTTTAAGGGTACACCGCCGAGTGAGAAACTCAGGAACGATGTTGATCTTAGACGCACTACTTCAGCTGTTGTATGA
- the LOC106328842 gene encoding probable WRKY transcription factor 11 — protein sequence MAVDLMGFPKIDDKAAIEEAASQGLQSMEHLIRVLSNRPDKHNNVDCSEITDYTVSKFKTVISLLNRTGHARFRRGPVHSSSSTAASPQKQQSQIVKIAQTEAPIVSQPTRPAAVVATPSRIVHSNQPSLTLDFTKPTIFGSKSSEIEFSKENFSVSLSSSCMSSGITGDGSVSKGSSIFLTSAPSQPVTSSGRPPLAAHPYRKKCLEHEHSLSGDFSGKISGSGCPCKRRRKNRMKRTVRVPAISSKIADIPPDEYSWRKYGQKPIKGSPHPRGYYKCSTFRGCPARKHVERALDDSTMLIVTYEGEHRHNQSAMQENVSSSGVNDLVFASA from the exons ATGGCCGTCGATCTTATGGGCTTTCCTAAGATAGATGATAAAGCGGCTATAGAGGAGGCTGCATCGCAAGGTTTACAGAGCATGGAGCATCTGATCCGTGTCCTCTCTAACCGTCCCGACAAACACAACAACGTCGACTGCTCTGAGATAACCGATTACACCGTTTCCAAATTCAAAACGGTTATTTCCCTCCTTAACCGTACAGGCCACGCCCGGTTCAGGCGAGGACCGGTTCACTCATCTTCCTCCACCGCGGCGTCTCCTCAGAAACAACAGAGTCAGATCGTTAAAATCGCTCAAACGGAAGCTCCGATAGTTTCTCAGCCGACGAGACCAGCGGCGGTTGTTGCGACACCGTCGAGGATTGTTCATTCGAATCAGCCGAGCTTAACACTCGACTTCACTAAACCTACCATCTTCGGATCCAAGAGCTCTGAGATTGAATTCTCCAAGGAGAACTTCAGCGTCTCTTTAAGCTCCTCGTGCATGTCGTCGGGGATAACCGGCGACGGCAGCGTTTCTAAGGGATCCTCAATCTTCCTCACGTCGGCTCCGTCGCAGCCTGTCACTTCCTCCGGGAGGCCACCGTTAGCCGCTCATCCTTATAGAAAAAAATGCCTCGAGCACGAGCACTCGCTCTCGGGGGACTTTTCCGGCAAGATCTCCGGCTCTGGCTGCCCTTGCAAAAGACG TAGAAAAAATCGGATGAAGAGAACCGTGAGGGTGCCGGCGATAAGCTCAAAGATCGCCGATATTCCACCGGACGAGTATTCATGGAGGAAGTACGGTCAAAAACCGATCAAAGGTTCACCACACCCACG TGGCTACTACAAGTGCAGTACGTTTAGAGGGTGTCCAGCGAGAAAACATGTGGAACGAGCTTTGGATGATTCAACGATGCTTATCGTGACTTATGAAGGAGAGCACCGTCATAACCAGTCTGCGATGCAGGAGAATGTTTCTTCTTCAGGCGTTAATGATTTGGTGTTTGCTTCGGCATGA
- the LOC106332464 gene encoding uncharacterized protein LOC106332464, which translates to MEFLAGSTFEAGTAVQDEAAPAALFLTEESSRGGSGIGLRRCVKSLSEEISESSSSSVVVSGESSANEEEDGAVSSRGTWFGSSLEDSLPIKRGLSNHYIGKSKSFGNLFEASNSKDLEKVESPLNKRRRLLIANKLRRSPLSSFSIYSKTNNNLNSMPLLALQESNEEDHKFSYDNDHSSDDETSKLQEKRMKMTTNNRDFMVQTHSCLCLTSFRDADR; encoded by the exons ATGGAGTTTCTGGCAGGTTCGACGTTTGAAGCTGGTACGGCGGTGCAGGATGAAGCTGCACCGGCGGCTCTGTTCTTGACGGAGGAATCTAGCCGCGGTGGAAGCGGGATCGGATTAAGGAGATGTGTTAAGTCTCTGTCGGAGGAGATATCAGAGAGTTCTTCATCATCTGTAGTCGTGTCGGGAGAAAGCAGCGCAAACGAGGAAGAGGACGGTGCCGTTTCGTCACGAGGAACATGGTTTGGTTCCTCTCTGGAAGATTCTCTTCCGATCAA GAGAGGATTATCAAATCATTACATAGGGAAATCGAAATCATTTGGGAATCTATTTGAAGCGAGCAACTCCAAGGATCTAGAGAAAGTGGAGAGTCCGTTGAACAAGAGAAGGAGATTGCTTATTGCTAACAAGCTAAGGAGATCACCACTGTCTTCTTTTAGCATCTACTCCAAGACTAATAATAACCTTAATTCCATGCCTTTACTTGCATTGCAAGAGTCTAATGAGGAGGATCACAAATTCAGTTATGATAATGATCATAGTAGTGATGATGAAACTAGTAAGTTGCAAGAGAAGAGGATGAAGATGACAACGAATAATAGAGATTTTATGGTTCAAACTCATAGCTGCTTATGTTTAACTAGTTTTCGAGATGCTGATCGATAA